One stretch of Chitinophaga pendula DNA includes these proteins:
- a CDS encoding transmembrane 220 family protein — MKIFNLIFCVLFVLFAALQYNDPDPYVWMPIYIYGALFCYLAARGRFFKTAYIVGIVVYLAYAVYLFFTKDGVVDWATQHHAENIAQTMKAQKPWIEDTREFFGLAILIVVLGINYIYAGRRLRAR; from the coding sequence ATGAAAATATTCAATCTGATCTTTTGTGTGTTGTTTGTATTGTTTGCTGCTTTACAATATAATGATCCGGATCCGTATGTATGGATGCCTATTTATATATACGGTGCTTTGTTTTGTTACCTGGCGGCGCGGGGTCGTTTTTTCAAGACCGCTTATATTGTTGGGATTGTGGTCTACCTGGCTTATGCGGTATATTTATTTTTCACCAAGGACGGTGTCGTTGACTGGGCGACGCAGCATCATGCGGAGAATATTGCGCAGACGATGAAAGCGCAGAAGCCCTGGATAGAAGATACGAGGGAGTTTTTTGGCCTGGCGATCCTGATCGTGGTATTGGGTATCAATTATATCTATGCGGGCAGGCGGTTACGCGCCAGGTAA